Proteins encoded in a region of the Diospyros lotus cultivar Yz01 chromosome 9, ASM1463336v1, whole genome shotgun sequence genome:
- the LOC127809122 gene encoding uncharacterized protein LOC127809122, which produces MKTLSLLLLKNSLGAKMRKWFRSSSPGAGHAASTLEQHSADNGEGVDSDHNATSGETPAPLEIEEMLLELEFEKMAGKAKLDWVDEAPRRMSCLSTSDILRSARSALNQYPPRFSADGKDAMYRSFRDLPRISTGGRSSICCSSIGVEDEAGFLPIFAGENVVWCKPGVVAKLMGLEAIPVPVHSYCSWRGKMMRSMKLERRKLVNGDNNKRR; this is translated from the coding sequence ATGAAGACCTTATCCTTGCTTCTCCTCAAAAACTCTTTGGGAGCCAAGATGAGGAAATGGTTTAGAAGCTCCAGCCCCGGGGCCGGCCATGCCGCCTCTACTCTCGAACAACACAGCGCTGACAATGGAGAAGGTGTCGACTCCGATCATAATGCAACCTCAGGTGAAACGCCGGCACCTCTGGAGATAGAGGAGATGCTATTGGAGCTGGAGTTCGAGAAGATGGCCGGGAAAGCGAAGCTAGATTGGGTGGATGAAGCGCCTCGCCGGATGTCATGCCTGAGCACTTCTGACATTCTACGGTCTGCGAGAAGCGCGTTGAATCAGTACCCGCCGAGGTTCTCTGCGGACGGGAAGGATGCCATGTACCGGTCATTCAGAGATCTCCCGCGCATCAGCACCGGTGGAAGAAGCTCAATTTGCTGCAGCAGCATTGGGGTCGAGGATGAGGCTGGTTTTCTACCAATATTTGCAGGAGAAAACGTGGTCTGGTGCAAACCAGGGGTGGTGGCCAAGCTGATGGGTCTGGAGGCCATTCCCGTCCCGGTGCATAGCTACTGCTCTTGGAGAGGAAAGATGATGAGATCCATGAAATTGGAGAGGAGAAAACTTGTCAATGGTGACAATAATAAGAGAAGGTGA
- the LOC127809121 gene encoding zinc finger protein CONSTANS-LIKE 14-like: MVTCDSCDERIAVLYCRADSARLCLLCDRDVHSANALSRKHLRSQICHNCASEPVSVRCDTDNLLLCHRCDADAHAASSVSASHHRLPLDAFSGCPSPHNLAAAWGFDLKLRDNTKPQIQLPLQSIPTLSFQDANANANANFPFDLWMDFTVPSQNAEVAKRQTPSYGKQKQVIFKQLMELFRKESIGVDGNGEENLVPSTPIQSAWQGNVEPARCDGVSDAVNQLLQQLQQQQQQQEEQQEEAPFTSLLMMQPNSDLKDNHRITERNSFWGIDSNRQGAQIWDFNLGQLKRLEDSNLLEVDYAANDLGGFMMKSYGELQKEASLETVKGLGEIYGVNFSMTREDAAAFNNNPNNATASQGPATSESNNLPIARPSSGSAFDRSKCYSVSQDIEFTQHTVLVGGETRRTASVAKADTEVLARNRGNAMMRYKEKKKTRRYDKHIRYESRKARADTRKRVKGRFVKATEAPDS, translated from the exons atggtgaCTTGCGATTCCTGCGACGAGCGGATCGCGGTTCTGTATTGCCGAGCGGACTCGGCCAGGCTCTGCCTGCTCTGCGACCGCGATGTCCACTCCGCCAACGCTCTCTCCCGTAAGCACCTCCGCTCCCAGATCTGCCACAACTGCGCCTCCGAGCCGGTGTCCGTCCGCTGCGACACCGACAACCTCCTCCTCTGCCACCGCTGCGACGCCGACGCTCACGCTGCCTCCTCCGTCTCGGCCTCCCACCACCGCCTCCCTCTCGACGCCTTCTCCGGTTGCCCCTCCCCGCACAATCTCGCCGCCGCTTGGGGCTTCGATTTGAAACTCCGTGATAATACCAAGCCTCAGATTCAGTTACCTCTTCAATCCATCCCGACTTTGAGCTTCCAGGACGCGAACGCGAACGCGAACGCGAACTTTCCTTTCGATTTGTGGATGGATTTTACGGTGCCTAGTCAGAACGCCGAGGTTGCGAAGAGACAGACTCCGAGCTATGGGAAGCAAAAGCAAGTGATATTCAAGCAGCTGATGGAGCTGTTCAGGAAGGAGTCAATCGGCGTGGACGGAAATGGCGAAGAGAATTTGGTTCCGAGTACGCCGATTCAGAGTGCTTGGCAGGGAAATGTGGAACCGGCGAGGTGTGATGGGGTTTCGGATGCTGTGAATCAATTATTGCAACAAttacagcagcagcagcaacaacaagaagaacagCAAGAAGAAGCTCCTTTCACTTCTCTGCTTATGATGCAGCCAAATTCTGATCTGAAGGATAACCATCGAATTACCGAAAGGAACAGTTTTTGGGGTATTGATTCCAACCGCCAGGGCGCTCAG ATTTGGGATTTCAACTTAGGGCAGTTGAAGCGTCTTGAAGATTCCAATCTATTGGAAGTGGATTATGCTGCAAATGATTTAGGAGGATTTATGATGAAAAGTTATGGTGAACTACAGAAAGAAGCATCCTTGGAAACTGTTAAGGGTTTGGGAGAAATCTATGGGGTGAATTTCTCTATGACTCGTGAGGATGCTGCAGCATTCAAT AATAACCCAAATAATGCCACAGCAAGTCAGGGCCCTGCAACATCAGAGAGCAACAATCTACCTATAGCAAGACCATCATCAGGTTCAGCTTTTGATAGATCAAAATGCTATAGTGTGTCGCAAGATATCGAATTTACACAACACACTGTTCTGGTGGGAGGTGAGACCAGAAGAACAGCCTCAGTAGCGAAGGCTGATACGGAGGTGCTTGCAAGAAACAGAGGTAATGCCATGATGCGctacaaagaaaagaagaagacccGGAG ATATGATAAGCACATTCGATATGAGTCAAGGAAAGCAAGAGCAGACACCAGGAAGCGAGTAAAGGGTCGATTTGTGAAGGCTACTGAAGCTCCAGATAGTTGA
- the LOC127809120 gene encoding leucine-rich repeat protein 1-like isoform X1 yields the protein MSIWNTMFHLCLLLLSSPLATANLEGDALYAVRRAVKDPDNVLQSWDPTLVDPCTWFHVTCDGDGRVTRLDLGNAKLSGRLVPELGKLHRLQYLELYMNNLEGPIPEELGALNSLVSLDLYHNNLTGTIPPSLSTLSNLRFLRLNGNRLTGRIPRELTKLGSLKIFDVSNNDLCGTIPTSGSFSKFTEESFKNNPKLEGPELMGFVRYDVGGCK from the exons ATGTCGATCTGGAACACTATGTTtcatctttgtcttcttctcctaTCATCGCCATTGGCAACAGCAAATCTAGAAG GAGATGCTCTCTACGCGGTAAGAAGAGCAGTGAAGGATCCAGACAACGTCCTCCAGAGCTGGGACCCCACTTTGGTGGATCCCTGCACTTGGTTCCACGTTACCTGCGACGGCGACGGCCGGGTCACCCGCCT TGACCTTGGAAATGCTAAGCTATCAGGGAGACTTGTGCCTGAGTTGGGGAAGCTTCACCGGCTTCAGTATCT GGAACTGTACATGAACAACTTGGAGGGGCCAATCCCAGAAGAGCTGGGAGCACTGAATAGCCTTGTGAGCTTGGATCTTTACCACAACAACCTCACTGGCACAATTCCTCCATCGCTTTCCACCCTCTCTAACCTCAGATTTCT GCGTTTGAACGGGAACAGGCTTACAGGAAGAATACCCAGAGAACTGACGAAGCTTGGCAGCCTCAAGATCTT TGATGTGTCAAACAATGATTTGTGTGGTACAATTCCAACCTCAGGCTCCTTCTCCAAATTCACTGAAGAAAG TTTCAAGAACAACCCCAAATTAGAAGGACCAGAGCTTATGGGATTTGTGAGGTACGATGTCGGAGGCTGCAAATGA
- the LOC127809120 gene encoding leucine-rich repeat protein 1-like isoform X2, whose protein sequence is MSIWNTMFHLCLLLLSSPLATANLEGDALYAVRRAVKDPDNVLQSWDPTLVDPCTWFHVTCDGDGRVTRLDLGNAKLSGRLVPELGKLHRLQYLRLNGNRLTGRIPRELTKLGSLKIFDVSNNDLCGTIPTSGSFSKFTEESFKNNPKLEGPELMGFVRYDVGGCK, encoded by the exons ATGTCGATCTGGAACACTATGTTtcatctttgtcttcttctcctaTCATCGCCATTGGCAACAGCAAATCTAGAAG GAGATGCTCTCTACGCGGTAAGAAGAGCAGTGAAGGATCCAGACAACGTCCTCCAGAGCTGGGACCCCACTTTGGTGGATCCCTGCACTTGGTTCCACGTTACCTGCGACGGCGACGGCCGGGTCACCCGCCT TGACCTTGGAAATGCTAAGCTATCAGGGAGACTTGTGCCTGAGTTGGGGAAGCTTCACCGGCTTCAGTATCT GCGTTTGAACGGGAACAGGCTTACAGGAAGAATACCCAGAGAACTGACGAAGCTTGGCAGCCTCAAGATCTT TGATGTGTCAAACAATGATTTGTGTGGTACAATTCCAACCTCAGGCTCCTTCTCCAAATTCACTGAAGAAAG TTTCAAGAACAACCCCAAATTAGAAGGACCAGAGCTTATGGGATTTGTGAGGTACGATGTCGGAGGCTGCAAATGA